One window from the genome of Cervus elaphus chromosome 8, mCerEla1.1, whole genome shotgun sequence encodes:
- the EXTL1 gene encoding exostosin-like 1 isoform X2: MQSWRRKSLLLALSASWLLILLRVFPALRLKEPARRQAGAPQGWPRWLDTELLQSFSQPAELLEDGLQPPQAPRGSSCTWGACFDASRCRGGGLKVFVYPAVGPISETPRKVLTSIEGSRYHTASAAEACLLVLVLSPDTPAGECHPVPPQWDGGKNHLVLSLHPAPCLRIFQLGQAMVAEASPTVDTFRPGFDVALPLLPEAHPLRGGALGQLRQHSPLPGVALIAVAEERGGWRTAGTNFSACPWDGRCEQDHGPKQTHPGTTLPNATFCLIPGRSADALHFLQALQAGCIPVLLSPRWELPFSEVIDWTKAAVVADERLPLQIIQDRISGASAHPSLLWNSPPGALLALSTFSTSPSDFPFYHLQQGSRPLGTFSALIWVGAPDQPPLKLIQAVAGAQHCAQILVLWSSKKPPPPRWPETAVPLTVLDGHGKASDRFLPYSAISTDAILSLDAHSSISTSEVDFAFMVWQSFPERMVGFLTWSHFWNEAQGGWGYTGERANEFSMVLTSAAFYHRYYHTLFTHSLPKALRTLADESPPCVDVLMNFLVAAVTKLPPIKVPYGPWHQEARPPPLAPGSPRLRAEPQPAAQDCINRLAAGFGHMPLVSSRLRLDPVLFKDPVSVLRKKYRSLEKP; this comes from the exons ATGCAGTCATGGAGAAGAAAGTCCCTCTTGCTGGCCCTGTCGGCCTCCTGGCTCCTCATCCTGCTAAGAGTCTTCCCAGCTCTCCGCCTGAAAGAGCCCGCCAGACGCCAGGCAGGGGCCCCCCAAGGCTGGCCCCGCTGGCTGGACACAGAGCTCCTGCAGAGTTTCTCCCAGCCTGCGGAGCTCCTGGAAGATGGCCTTCAACCTCCTCAGGCCCCCCGTGGCAGCAGCTGCACCTGGGGAGCTTGCTTTGATGCCTCGAGGTGCAGAGGTGGTGGCCTCAAGGTGTTCGTGTACCCGGCGGTCGGACCCATCTCTGAGACTCCACGCAAGGTCCTGACTTCCATCGAGGGCTCCCGCTACCACACAGCCAGCGCTGCGGAGGCCTGCCTCCTCGTCCTCGTCCTCAGCCCCGACACCCCTGCGGGAGAGTGCCACCCGGTGCCCCCGCAGTGGGATGGGGGCAAGAACCATCTGGTCCTCAGTCTCCACCCCGCCCCTTGCCTCCGGATCTTCCAGCTGGGACAGGCGATGGTGGCCGAGGCCAGCCCCACGGTGGACACCTTCCGGCCTGGCTTTGACGTGGCCCTCCCGCTTCTCCCCGAAGCCCACCCTTTGCGAGGGGGGGCCCTTGGCCAGCTGCGGCAGCACAGCCCCCTCCCTGGGGTGGCCCTGATAGCCGTGGCAGAAGAGAGGGGCGGGTGGCGCACAGCGGGCACCAACTTCTCTGCCTGCCCCTGGGATGGGCGCTGTGAGCAGGACCATGGACCCAAGCA GACCCACCCAGGGACGACGCTACCCAACGCCACCTTCTGCCTCATCCCTGGTCGCAGTGCTGATGCCTTGCACTTCCTTCAAGCCCTGCAG GCTGGCTGCATTCCTGTGCTTCTCAGCCCTCGCTGGGAGCTGCCCTTCTCGGAGGTCATCGATTGGACCAAGGCGGCTGTTGTAGCTGATGAGAGGCTCCCACTTCAG ATTATTCAGGACCGGATCTCTGGAGCATCTGCTCACCCCTCGCTCCTGTGGAACAGCCCCCCAGGGGCACTCCTGGCCCTGTCCACTTTCTCCACAAGCCCCTCGGACTTTCCCTTCTACCACCTACAACAGG GCTCTCGTCCTCTGGGCACGTTCAGTGCCCTGATTTGGGTGGGGGCTCCAGACCAGCCCCCCCTGAAGCTCATCCAGGCGGTGGCAGGCGCCCAGCACTGTGCCCAG ATCTTGGTTCTCTGGAGCAGTAAGAAgccacccccacccaggtggcCTGAGACAGCAGTGCCCTTGACGGTCCTTGATGGGCACGGGAAG GCCAGTGACCGCTTCCTCCCGTACAGCGCCATCAGCACCGATGCCATCCTGAGCCTGGACGCCCACAGCAGTATTTCCACAAGTGAG GTGGACTTCGCTTTCATGGTATGGCAGAGCTTCCCGGAGCGGATGGTCGGCTTTCTCACATGGAGCCATTTCTGGAATGAGGCCCAGGGGGGCTGGGGCTACACTGGTGAGAGGGCCAATGAATTCTCCATGGTTCTCACCTCAGCTGCCTTCTACCACAG GTATTACCACACCCTCTTCACCCACTCCCTGCCCAAGGCTCTGAGGACCCTGGCAGATGAGTCACCCCCATGCGTGGATGTCCTGATGAACTTTCTAGTAGCAGCCGTCACCAAGTTACCGCCTATCAAGGTGCCCTATGGGCCGTGGCATCAGGAGGCCAGGCCTCCTCCACTG GCGCCTGGGAGTCCGCGGCTCAGAGCGGAGCCTCAGCCGGCCGCTCAGGACTGCATCAACCGGCTGGCAGCAGGGTTCGGCCACATGCCCCTGGTGTCCTCCCGCCTCCGTCTAGACCCAGTGCTCTTCAAGGACCCGGTGTCCGTGCTGCGTAAGAAGTATCGCAGCCTGGAGAAGCCCTAG
- the EXTL1 gene encoding exostosin-like 1 isoform X3: protein MQSWRRKSLLLALSASWLLILLRVFPALRLKEPARRQAGAPQGWPRWLDTELLQSFSQPAELLEDGLQPPQAPRGSSCTWGACFDASRCRGGGLKVFVYPAVGPISETPRKVLTSIEGSRYHTASAAEACLLVLVLSPDTPAGECHPVPPQWDGGKNHLVLSLHPAPCLRIFQLGQAMVAEASPTVDTFRPGFDVALPLLPEAHPLRGGALGQLRQHSPLPGVALIAVAEERGGWRTAGTNFSACPWDGRCEQDHGPKQTHPGTTLPNATFCLIPGRSADALHFLQALQIIQDRISGASAHPSLLWNSPPGALLALSTFSTSPSDFPFYHLQQGSRPLGTFSALIWVGAPDQPPLKLIQAVAGAQHCAQILVLWSSKKPPPPRWPETAVPLTVLDGHGKASDRFLPYSAISTDAILSLDAHSSISTSEVDFAFMVWQSFPERMVGFLTWSHFWNEAQGGWGYTGERANEFSMVLTSAAFYHRYYHTLFTHSLPKALRTLADESPPCVDVLMNFLVAAVTKLPPIKVPYGPWHQEARPPPLAPGSPRLRAEPQPAAQDCINRLAAGFGHMPLVSSRLRLDPVLFKDPVSVLRKKYRSLEKP, encoded by the exons ATGCAGTCATGGAGAAGAAAGTCCCTCTTGCTGGCCCTGTCGGCCTCCTGGCTCCTCATCCTGCTAAGAGTCTTCCCAGCTCTCCGCCTGAAAGAGCCCGCCAGACGCCAGGCAGGGGCCCCCCAAGGCTGGCCCCGCTGGCTGGACACAGAGCTCCTGCAGAGTTTCTCCCAGCCTGCGGAGCTCCTGGAAGATGGCCTTCAACCTCCTCAGGCCCCCCGTGGCAGCAGCTGCACCTGGGGAGCTTGCTTTGATGCCTCGAGGTGCAGAGGTGGTGGCCTCAAGGTGTTCGTGTACCCGGCGGTCGGACCCATCTCTGAGACTCCACGCAAGGTCCTGACTTCCATCGAGGGCTCCCGCTACCACACAGCCAGCGCTGCGGAGGCCTGCCTCCTCGTCCTCGTCCTCAGCCCCGACACCCCTGCGGGAGAGTGCCACCCGGTGCCCCCGCAGTGGGATGGGGGCAAGAACCATCTGGTCCTCAGTCTCCACCCCGCCCCTTGCCTCCGGATCTTCCAGCTGGGACAGGCGATGGTGGCCGAGGCCAGCCCCACGGTGGACACCTTCCGGCCTGGCTTTGACGTGGCCCTCCCGCTTCTCCCCGAAGCCCACCCTTTGCGAGGGGGGGCCCTTGGCCAGCTGCGGCAGCACAGCCCCCTCCCTGGGGTGGCCCTGATAGCCGTGGCAGAAGAGAGGGGCGGGTGGCGCACAGCGGGCACCAACTTCTCTGCCTGCCCCTGGGATGGGCGCTGTGAGCAGGACCATGGACCCAAGCA GACCCACCCAGGGACGACGCTACCCAACGCCACCTTCTGCCTCATCCCTGGTCGCAGTGCTGATGCCTTGCACTTCCTTCAAGCCCTGCAG ATTATTCAGGACCGGATCTCTGGAGCATCTGCTCACCCCTCGCTCCTGTGGAACAGCCCCCCAGGGGCACTCCTGGCCCTGTCCACTTTCTCCACAAGCCCCTCGGACTTTCCCTTCTACCACCTACAACAGG GCTCTCGTCCTCTGGGCACGTTCAGTGCCCTGATTTGGGTGGGGGCTCCAGACCAGCCCCCCCTGAAGCTCATCCAGGCGGTGGCAGGCGCCCAGCACTGTGCCCAG ATCTTGGTTCTCTGGAGCAGTAAGAAgccacccccacccaggtggcCTGAGACAGCAGTGCCCTTGACGGTCCTTGATGGGCACGGGAAG GCCAGTGACCGCTTCCTCCCGTACAGCGCCATCAGCACCGATGCCATCCTGAGCCTGGACGCCCACAGCAGTATTTCCACAAGTGAG GTGGACTTCGCTTTCATGGTATGGCAGAGCTTCCCGGAGCGGATGGTCGGCTTTCTCACATGGAGCCATTTCTGGAATGAGGCCCAGGGGGGCTGGGGCTACACTGGTGAGAGGGCCAATGAATTCTCCATGGTTCTCACCTCAGCTGCCTTCTACCACAG GTATTACCACACCCTCTTCACCCACTCCCTGCCCAAGGCTCTGAGGACCCTGGCAGATGAGTCACCCCCATGCGTGGATGTCCTGATGAACTTTCTAGTAGCAGCCGTCACCAAGTTACCGCCTATCAAGGTGCCCTATGGGCCGTGGCATCAGGAGGCCAGGCCTCCTCCACTG GCGCCTGGGAGTCCGCGGCTCAGAGCGGAGCCTCAGCCGGCCGCTCAGGACTGCATCAACCGGCTGGCAGCAGGGTTCGGCCACATGCCCCTGGTGTCCTCCCGCCTCCGTCTAGACCCAGTGCTCTTCAAGGACCCGGTGTCCGTGCTGCGTAAGAAGTATCGCAGCCTGGAGAAGCCCTAG
- the EXTL1 gene encoding exostosin-like 1 isoform X1, with protein sequence MQSWRRKSLLLALSASWLLILLRVFPALRLKEPARRQAGAPQGWPRWLDTELLQSFSQPAELLEDGLQPPQAPRGSSCTWGACFDASRCRGGGLKVFVYPAVGPISETPRKVLTSIEGSRYHTASAAEACLLVLVLSPDTPAGECHPVPPQWDGGKNHLVLSLHPAPCLRIFQLGQAMVAEASPTVDTFRPGFDVALPLLPEAHPLRGGALGQLRQHSPLPGVALIAVAEERGGWRTAGTNFSACPWDGRCEQDHGPKQTHPGTTLPNATFCLIPGRSADALHFLQALQAGCIPVLLSPRWELPFSEVIDWTKAAVVADERLPLQVLAALQEMPLTRVLALRQQAQFLWDAYFSSMEKVIHTTLEIIQDRISGASAHPSLLWNSPPGALLALSTFSTSPSDFPFYHLQQGSRPLGTFSALIWVGAPDQPPLKLIQAVAGAQHCAQILVLWSSKKPPPPRWPETAVPLTVLDGHGKASDRFLPYSAISTDAILSLDAHSSISTSEVDFAFMVWQSFPERMVGFLTWSHFWNEAQGGWGYTGERANEFSMVLTSAAFYHRYYHTLFTHSLPKALRTLADESPPCVDVLMNFLVAAVTKLPPIKVPYGPWHQEARPPPLAPGSPRLRAEPQPAAQDCINRLAAGFGHMPLVSSRLRLDPVLFKDPVSVLRKKYRSLEKP encoded by the exons ATGCAGTCATGGAGAAGAAAGTCCCTCTTGCTGGCCCTGTCGGCCTCCTGGCTCCTCATCCTGCTAAGAGTCTTCCCAGCTCTCCGCCTGAAAGAGCCCGCCAGACGCCAGGCAGGGGCCCCCCAAGGCTGGCCCCGCTGGCTGGACACAGAGCTCCTGCAGAGTTTCTCCCAGCCTGCGGAGCTCCTGGAAGATGGCCTTCAACCTCCTCAGGCCCCCCGTGGCAGCAGCTGCACCTGGGGAGCTTGCTTTGATGCCTCGAGGTGCAGAGGTGGTGGCCTCAAGGTGTTCGTGTACCCGGCGGTCGGACCCATCTCTGAGACTCCACGCAAGGTCCTGACTTCCATCGAGGGCTCCCGCTACCACACAGCCAGCGCTGCGGAGGCCTGCCTCCTCGTCCTCGTCCTCAGCCCCGACACCCCTGCGGGAGAGTGCCACCCGGTGCCCCCGCAGTGGGATGGGGGCAAGAACCATCTGGTCCTCAGTCTCCACCCCGCCCCTTGCCTCCGGATCTTCCAGCTGGGACAGGCGATGGTGGCCGAGGCCAGCCCCACGGTGGACACCTTCCGGCCTGGCTTTGACGTGGCCCTCCCGCTTCTCCCCGAAGCCCACCCTTTGCGAGGGGGGGCCCTTGGCCAGCTGCGGCAGCACAGCCCCCTCCCTGGGGTGGCCCTGATAGCCGTGGCAGAAGAGAGGGGCGGGTGGCGCACAGCGGGCACCAACTTCTCTGCCTGCCCCTGGGATGGGCGCTGTGAGCAGGACCATGGACCCAAGCA GACCCACCCAGGGACGACGCTACCCAACGCCACCTTCTGCCTCATCCCTGGTCGCAGTGCTGATGCCTTGCACTTCCTTCAAGCCCTGCAG GCTGGCTGCATTCCTGTGCTTCTCAGCCCTCGCTGGGAGCTGCCCTTCTCGGAGGTCATCGATTGGACCAAGGCGGCTGTTGTAGCTGATGAGAGGCTCCCACTTCAG GTCCTGGCTGCCCTCCAGGAGATGCCCCTCACACGGGTCCTTGCCCTGCGTCAGCAGGCCCAGTTTCTGTGGGATGCGTACTTCTCCTCCATGGAGAAAGTCATCCACACCACTCTGGAG ATTATTCAGGACCGGATCTCTGGAGCATCTGCTCACCCCTCGCTCCTGTGGAACAGCCCCCCAGGGGCACTCCTGGCCCTGTCCACTTTCTCCACAAGCCCCTCGGACTTTCCCTTCTACCACCTACAACAGG GCTCTCGTCCTCTGGGCACGTTCAGTGCCCTGATTTGGGTGGGGGCTCCAGACCAGCCCCCCCTGAAGCTCATCCAGGCGGTGGCAGGCGCCCAGCACTGTGCCCAG ATCTTGGTTCTCTGGAGCAGTAAGAAgccacccccacccaggtggcCTGAGACAGCAGTGCCCTTGACGGTCCTTGATGGGCACGGGAAG GCCAGTGACCGCTTCCTCCCGTACAGCGCCATCAGCACCGATGCCATCCTGAGCCTGGACGCCCACAGCAGTATTTCCACAAGTGAG GTGGACTTCGCTTTCATGGTATGGCAGAGCTTCCCGGAGCGGATGGTCGGCTTTCTCACATGGAGCCATTTCTGGAATGAGGCCCAGGGGGGCTGGGGCTACACTGGTGAGAGGGCCAATGAATTCTCCATGGTTCTCACCTCAGCTGCCTTCTACCACAG GTATTACCACACCCTCTTCACCCACTCCCTGCCCAAGGCTCTGAGGACCCTGGCAGATGAGTCACCCCCATGCGTGGATGTCCTGATGAACTTTCTAGTAGCAGCCGTCACCAAGTTACCGCCTATCAAGGTGCCCTATGGGCCGTGGCATCAGGAGGCCAGGCCTCCTCCACTG GCGCCTGGGAGTCCGCGGCTCAGAGCGGAGCCTCAGCCGGCCGCTCAGGACTGCATCAACCGGCTGGCAGCAGGGTTCGGCCACATGCCCCTGGTGTCCTCCCGCCTCCGTCTAGACCCAGTGCTCTTCAAGGACCCGGTGTCCGTGCTGCGTAAGAAGTATCGCAGCCTGGAGAAGCCCTAG